The following proteins are co-located in the Spinactinospora alkalitolerans genome:
- a CDS encoding glycoside hydrolase family 13 protein yields the protein MSENWWRDAVIYQIYPRSFADTDGDGVGNIAGITRRIDHLAALGVDAVWLSPFYPSPWADGGYDVADFRDVDPLLGTLADFDALVAAAHERDIRIIVDIVPNHTSDQHPWFQEAVRAAPGSRERERYVFRDGRGEDGSLPPSNWESRFGGPAWTRLPDGQWYLHLFAREQPDLNWADPEVREEFLDILRFWSRRGVDGFRIDVAYALMKDLTEPLRDVVVVPEGSGLDDIAVNPDHPHWDRPETHDIYREWRRVFEEFDPPRVAVAEAWLPSDRLVHYLREDELHQAFNFEFLRCAWDADAYRKVIDTSIADAASVRTVATWVLSNHDVVRPASVLGLPNGADLNSWLMSDGTEPAVDVELGRRRARAAALLEMGLPGSTYIYQGEELGLPEVADLPAEVLQDPKWERTGHTAKGRDGCRVPIPWEVDGPSFGFGDAPGWLPQPDDWGGLSVRAQTGDPDSTLELYRAVLRARRELTGEFSPGESLAWDDDLNQGDVLAFWRGEHWLVLVNTGSTPVTLPEGDVVVSSVALGGDRTLPANAAAWLRR from the coding sequence ATGAGTGAGAACTGGTGGCGCGACGCCGTCATCTACCAGATCTATCCGCGCAGCTTCGCCGACACCGACGGCGACGGGGTCGGCAACATCGCCGGGATCACCCGGCGCATCGACCACCTGGCGGCCCTGGGGGTCGACGCCGTGTGGCTGTCGCCCTTCTACCCCTCGCCCTGGGCCGACGGCGGATACGACGTCGCCGACTTCCGCGACGTCGACCCGCTGCTGGGCACCCTGGCCGACTTCGACGCGCTCGTCGCCGCCGCGCACGAGCGCGACATCCGCATCATCGTCGACATCGTCCCCAACCACACCTCCGATCAGCACCCCTGGTTCCAGGAGGCGGTGCGGGCCGCACCGGGCTCCAGGGAGCGCGAGCGCTACGTCTTCCGCGACGGCAGGGGCGAGGACGGATCGCTGCCGCCCAGCAACTGGGAGTCGAGGTTCGGCGGACCGGCCTGGACCCGGCTGCCCGACGGCCAGTGGTACCTGCACCTGTTCGCCCGCGAACAGCCCGACCTGAACTGGGCCGACCCGGAGGTCCGCGAGGAGTTCCTGGACATCCTGCGGTTCTGGAGCCGGCGCGGCGTCGACGGCTTCCGCATCGACGTGGCCTACGCGCTGATGAAGGACCTCACCGAGCCGCTGCGCGACGTCGTGGTGGTGCCCGAGGGCAGCGGCCTGGACGACATCGCGGTCAACCCCGACCACCCGCACTGGGACCGCCCCGAGACCCACGACATCTACCGCGAGTGGCGCCGGGTGTTCGAGGAGTTCGATCCGCCGCGCGTCGCCGTGGCCGAGGCGTGGCTGCCCAGCGACCGGCTGGTGCACTACCTGCGCGAGGACGAGCTGCACCAGGCGTTCAATTTCGAGTTCCTGCGCTGCGCGTGGGACGCCGACGCCTACCGCAAGGTCATCGACACCAGCATCGCCGACGCCGCCTCGGTGCGGACGGTGGCGACCTGGGTGCTGTCCAACCACGACGTGGTGCGCCCGGCCTCCGTGCTGGGCCTGCCCAACGGCGCCGACCTCAACTCCTGGCTGATGAGCGACGGCACCGAGCCAGCGGTCGACGTGGAGCTGGGCCGGCGCCGGGCGCGGGCCGCGGCGCTGCTGGAGATGGGCCTTCCCGGGTCCACCTACATCTACCAGGGCGAGGAGCTGGGCCTGCCGGAGGTGGCCGACCTGCCGGCCGAGGTGCTGCAGGACCCGAAGTGGGAGCGCACCGGCCACACCGCCAAGGGCCGCGACGGCTGCCGGGTGCCGATCCCGTGGGAGGTCGACGGCCCGTCGTTCGGCTTCGGCGACGCCCCCGGCTGGCTGCCGCAGCCCGACGACTGGGGCGGGCTGTCGGTGCGGGCCCAGACCGGCGACCCCGACTCGACGCTGGAGCTGTACCGCGCGGTGCTGCGGGCGCGCAGGGAGCTCACCGGGGAGTTCTCCCCCGGTGAGTCCCTCGCCTGGGACGACGACCTGAACCAGGGCGACGTGCTGGCGTTCTGGCGCGGCGAGCACTGGCTGGTGCTGGTCAACACCGGCTCGACCCCCGTCACGCTGCCCGAGGGCGACGTGGTGGTCTCCAGCGTCGCCCTGGGCGGCGACCGCACCCTCCCCGCCAACGCCGCGGCCTGGCTGCGCAGGTAG
- a CDS encoding extracellular solute-binding protein → MRLSRRSLLAGGAALAAASLAGCAREAGVADPMAGRSTELPEEPVTIDWLSQELSDNEGNDLRRTLIEAFHKRHPTITVRLVQVPPTTDVRRTTLTTQIASGAVTPDVYLGDCAWPAQFAHHSLAMPLGMLSDGADFWSGYPDPIVTAVSYEDRAWAFPMYLDIAFLYYRADLLHKHGLEPPATWEELHRTAGRLTEAGDVRYGFVWQGASSETLTCNFAEMLADAGGALMDERAEEVLVDSDAGRRALEFMSGLVADGVSPAAVGTFAEEQAMTAFSGGQSAFLRNWSYAWGAANAPGGSAVAGKVGATLRPTFEGSGRPRLSTLGGWHNFVNPHTRHLGAALAFARWVAQEEAQTIMATTSPYTPTLSSVLADPEVVGQDNPTFGLSADAEFVVRPTQSPHYPQISKAIYTTANPLIVDGGGDAGAVLSEMAEGMRRARDGEAL, encoded by the coding sequence ATGCGGCTGTCGCGTAGATCCCTGCTCGCCGGTGGTGCGGCCCTGGCGGCGGCCTCGCTGGCCGGCTGTGCCCGCGAGGCCGGCGTCGCCGACCCGATGGCCGGGCGCAGCACCGAGCTGCCCGAGGAACCGGTCACCATCGACTGGCTGTCGCAGGAGCTGTCCGACAACGAGGGCAACGACCTGCGGCGCACCCTCATCGAGGCTTTCCACAAACGCCACCCCACCATCACGGTGCGCCTGGTCCAGGTGCCGCCGACCACCGACGTGCGCCGCACCACGCTGACGACGCAGATCGCGAGCGGAGCGGTCACCCCCGACGTCTACCTCGGCGACTGCGCCTGGCCGGCCCAGTTCGCCCACCACTCGCTGGCCATGCCGCTGGGCATGCTCTCCGACGGCGCCGATTTCTGGTCCGGCTACCCCGACCCCATCGTCACCGCGGTCAGCTACGAGGACCGGGCCTGGGCCTTCCCGATGTATCTGGACATCGCGTTCCTCTACTACCGCGCGGACCTGCTGCACAAGCACGGGCTGGAGCCTCCGGCGACCTGGGAGGAGCTGCACCGCACCGCGGGCAGGCTCACCGAGGCCGGCGACGTCCGCTACGGCTTCGTCTGGCAGGGCGCATCCTCGGAGACGCTGACCTGCAACTTCGCCGAGATGCTGGCCGACGCCGGCGGCGCGCTGATGGACGAGCGGGCCGAGGAGGTCCTGGTCGACTCCGACGCCGGCCGGCGTGCGCTGGAGTTCATGTCCGGGCTGGTCGCCGACGGGGTGTCTCCGGCGGCGGTGGGCACCTTCGCCGAGGAGCAGGCGATGACGGCGTTCTCCGGCGGCCAGTCGGCGTTCCTGCGCAACTGGTCCTACGCCTGGGGTGCGGCCAACGCGCCCGGGGGTTCGGCGGTGGCCGGCAAGGTCGGCGCGACGCTGCGCCCGACCTTCGAGGGCTCGGGGCGACCGCGGCTGTCCACGCTCGGCGGCTGGCACAACTTCGTGAACCCGCACACCCGGCACCTCGGCGCGGCCCTGGCCTTCGCCCGCTGGGTCGCGCAGGAGGAGGCGCAGACCATCATGGCCACGACATCGCCCTACACGCCCACGCTGTCCAGCGTCCTGGCCGACCCCGAGGTGGTCGGCCAGGACAATCCGACGTTCGGGCTGTCGGCCGACGCCGAGTTCGTGGTGCGGCCGACCCAGTCGCCGCACTACCCCCAGATCAGCAAGGCGATCTACACCACGGCCAACCCGCTCATCGTCGACGGCGGCGGGGACGCCGGCGCGGTGCTTTCGGAGATGGCCGAGGGCATGCGGCGGGCCCGCGACGGGGAGGCGCTGTGA
- a CDS encoding carbohydrate ABC transporter permease: MTTGLSRPTAPARPRPDPGGGAPRRGSGTVRRDAVERRMARTGWLYTAPSLLVIGGVTIFPIVFSLVLSFSQVRITYDGFAIDALTFGNYVALLSSSDWYYALGFTVFYTVVTVAVEVVLGTMAALVMERLGAGRGWIMALLLIPWSMITVVSAQLWAYMYNSSYGVITWAVEAVTGSTPLILGQPAPAIGAMMVADIWKTTPFVAIIVLAGLVMLPRDVYEAAEVDGANAWTTFWRVTLPQLRSTIAVAVLFRILQAFGVFDLPFVLTGGGPGIATQSLAVMGYKVLFQDLNIGPGAAVATTTGLLVAGACLLFLKAFKAQVGKEEVA; this comes from the coding sequence GTGACGACCGGACTGAGCAGGCCGACGGCTCCGGCGCGGCCCCGCCCCGACCCCGGCGGCGGCGCGCCCCGCCGCGGTTCCGGAACGGTGCGCCGCGACGCCGTGGAGCGGCGGATGGCCAGGACGGGCTGGCTCTACACCGCCCCCTCGCTGCTGGTCATCGGCGGCGTCACGATCTTCCCGATCGTGTTCTCCCTGGTGCTGAGCTTCTCCCAGGTCCGCATCACCTACGACGGCTTCGCCATCGACGCGCTGACCTTCGGCAACTATGTGGCGCTGCTGTCCTCCTCCGACTGGTACTACGCGCTGGGCTTCACGGTCTTCTACACGGTCGTGACCGTGGCGGTGGAGGTGGTGCTGGGCACGATGGCCGCGCTGGTGATGGAGCGGCTGGGGGCCGGCCGGGGCTGGATCATGGCGCTGCTGCTCATCCCGTGGTCCATGATCACGGTGGTCTCGGCGCAGTTGTGGGCCTACATGTACAACTCCTCCTACGGGGTGATCACCTGGGCGGTGGAGGCGGTCACCGGTTCCACGCCGCTGATCCTGGGCCAGCCGGCCCCGGCGATCGGGGCGATGATGGTGGCCGACATCTGGAAGACCACCCCGTTCGTGGCGATCATCGTGCTCGCCGGTCTGGTCATGCTGCCGCGCGACGTCTATGAGGCCGCCGAGGTCGACGGCGCCAACGCCTGGACCACGTTCTGGCGGGTGACACTGCCGCAGTTGCGTTCCACGATCGCGGTGGCGGTGCTGTTCCGGATCCTGCAGGCGTTCGGCGTGTTCGACCTGCCGTTCGTGCTGACCGGCGGCGGCCCGGGGATCGCCACCCAGTCGCTGGCGGTCATGGGCTACAAGGTGCTGTTCCAGGACCTCAACATCGGTCCGGGCGCGGCCGTGGCCACCACCACCGGGCTGCTGGTGGCGGGGGCGTGCCTGCTGTTCCTCAAGGCGTTCAAGGCCCAGGTGGGCAAGGAGGAGGTGGCATGA
- a CDS encoding carbohydrate ABC transporter permease: MTARGRRGVRRVFNLVNLGALVLVVFTSLPLYWLVVNSVKPASEVGRVPPTAWPDEVTVANYVDAFVSVGFGRYIVNSLVVCLCATVVVVGLATFAGYALARTPMRGRGPVMIALLMISVYPSIAVLIPLYLMERQLGLLNSHIGLMVPYIAFNLPFAIWIMRNYMLGVPRGLEDAARVDGASPTRTVLSVILPQVKPGLFTAGVFTFTATWTEFLMALTFNSQDAFRTIPVGIALYGTTFEVPYGTIFAAAVSVTAPIAILVLVFRRFVVSGLTAGAVKG; the protein is encoded by the coding sequence ATGACCGCGCGCGGGCGGCGCGGCGTTCGCCGCGTGTTCAACCTGGTCAACCTCGGTGCGCTGGTGCTGGTGGTGTTCACCTCGCTGCCGCTGTACTGGCTGGTGGTCAACTCGGTCAAGCCCGCCTCGGAGGTGGGGCGGGTGCCGCCGACGGCGTGGCCGGACGAGGTCACCGTCGCCAACTACGTCGACGCCTTCGTCAGCGTCGGGTTCGGCCGCTATATCGTCAACAGCCTGGTGGTGTGCCTGTGCGCCACGGTGGTGGTGGTCGGCCTGGCCACCTTCGCCGGCTACGCGCTGGCCCGCACCCCCATGCGCGGGCGCGGTCCGGTGATGATCGCGCTGCTGATGATCTCGGTGTACCCGTCGATCGCGGTGCTGATCCCGCTCTATCTGATGGAGCGCCAGTTGGGGCTGCTCAACTCGCACATCGGGCTGATGGTCCCCTACATCGCGTTCAACCTGCCGTTCGCGATCTGGATCATGCGCAACTACATGCTGGGGGTGCCCCGCGGGCTGGAGGACGCCGCCAGGGTGGACGGGGCCTCGCCGACGCGCACCGTGCTCTCGGTGATCCTGCCGCAGGTCAAGCCGGGCCTGTTCACGGCGGGGGTGTTCACCTTCACCGCGACCTGGACCGAGTTCCTGATGGCGCTGACCTTCAACTCCCAGGACGCCTTCCGCACGATCCCGGTCGGCATCGCCCTGTACGGCACGACGTTCGAGGTCCCCTACGGCACGATCTTCGCCGCCGCGGTGTCGGTCACCGCGCCGATCGCGATCCTGGTGCTGGTGTTCCGCCGCTTCGTGGTCTCCGGCCTGACCGCCGGAGCGGTCAAGGGCTGA
- a CDS encoding LacI family DNA-binding transcriptional regulator, which translates to MTISKIAEAAGVSVPTVSKVLNGRADVAPDTRSRVEELIHRHGYRRRRGPGGGRSTTLDLVFHELDSAWAIEVIRGVERVARAEGLSVVLSESGGAQTPQDSWVESVLARQSAAVILVLSDLEPAQQARLSARGIPFVVVDPTGDPGDDVPSIGSANWNGGLAATRHLIELGHERIAVIGGPRDVLCSRARIDGYRAALDTAGMPVDPRLIRTGDFHVEGGRDNGRDLLLMDDPPTAVFAGSDLQALGLYEAARELGVRVPEDISVVGYDDLPLARWVGPPLTTVRQPLTEMAEEATRLALSLSRGERPANLRLDLATSLVVRQSTAPPARR; encoded by the coding sequence ATAACGATCTCGAAAATTGCGGAAGCCGCGGGCGTATCCGTCCCGACGGTCTCCAAGGTCCTCAACGGCCGCGCCGATGTCGCACCCGACACCCGGTCCCGGGTCGAGGAACTCATCCACCGGCACGGCTACCGGCGCCGCCGCGGCCCGGGCGGCGGCCGCTCGACAACGCTGGACCTCGTCTTCCACGAGCTCGACAGCGCCTGGGCCATCGAGGTCATCCGCGGGGTGGAGCGCGTCGCGCGCGCCGAAGGGCTCAGCGTCGTGCTCTCGGAGTCCGGCGGCGCGCAGACACCGCAGGACTCATGGGTGGAGTCGGTGCTCGCCCGCCAGTCGGCCGCCGTGATCCTGGTCCTCTCCGACCTCGAGCCCGCGCAGCAGGCGCGGCTGTCGGCGCGCGGCATCCCCTTCGTCGTCGTCGACCCCACCGGCGACCCCGGCGACGACGTGCCCTCGATCGGATCGGCCAACTGGAACGGCGGCCTGGCCGCGACCCGCCACCTCATCGAGCTCGGCCACGAGCGGATCGCGGTGATCGGCGGGCCCCGCGACGTCCTGTGCAGCCGGGCCAGGATCGACGGCTACCGCGCCGCGCTCGACACCGCGGGGATGCCCGTCGACCCGCGCCTCATCCGCACCGGCGACTTCCACGTCGAGGGCGGCCGCGACAACGGCCGCGACCTTCTGCTCATGGACGACCCGCCCACGGCGGTCTTCGCCGGCAGCGACCTGCAGGCGCTCGGCCTCTACGAGGCGGCCCGCGAACTGGGCGTGCGCGTGCCCGAGGACATCAGCGTCGTCGGCTACGACGACCTGCCCCTGGCCCGCTGGGTCGGCCCGCCGCTGACCACGGTGCGCCAGCCGCTGACCGAGATGGCCGAGGAGGCGACCCGGCTCGCCCTGAGCCTCAGCCGGGGCGAACGCCCCGCCAACCTGCGCCTCGACCTCGCCACCAGCCTGGTCGTGCGGCAGAGCACTGCCCCGCCCGCACGCCGATAG
- a CDS encoding ABC transporter substrate-binding protein, producing the protein MAAMRAARAIAVATALGVVATACGSGGGAAGDETLDVWMYQDSLVVVQQGAVERFNEGSGAQAVITEVPGDSYQDKLRTSMGSGDQPDVFFNWGGGSIRSYVEADMLLPLDDMMEADPEFQESFIPSVMEAGRIDGVQYGVPMRGTQPVILFYNEELFEQVGAEPPETWEDVLALVETFTQEDITPFVLAGATAWTEQMWLQYLVDRNGGAEVFQRIQSGDPEGWRDPAVLESAQMVRDLVDSGAFGDNYGSVSYTEGAASALLAQGEGAMHLMGSWEYSTLLDQAPEFAEDGLGYVAFPAISGGEGDPANVVGNPANYFSVSADSPVEDAAVDFLKQTSSDAYVRDMIENGEVPTTTNAADLLDLSPSPDFATFQYEMVQNAPHFQLSWDQALPPSVSEGMLTEIQKLFNGQSTPEQFVDAMAGLQ; encoded by the coding sequence ATGGCGGCGATGAGGGCGGCGCGGGCGATCGCGGTGGCAACCGCGCTGGGCGTGGTGGCGACCGCCTGCGGTTCGGGTGGCGGCGCCGCGGGCGACGAGACCCTGGACGTGTGGATGTACCAGGACAGCCTGGTCGTCGTGCAGCAGGGCGCCGTGGAGCGGTTCAACGAGGGATCGGGGGCCCAGGCCGTGATCACCGAGGTCCCCGGCGACAGCTACCAGGACAAGCTGCGGACCTCCATGGGCTCGGGCGACCAGCCCGACGTGTTCTTCAACTGGGGCGGCGGCAGCATCCGCTCCTACGTCGAGGCCGACATGCTGCTCCCGCTGGACGACATGATGGAGGCCGACCCGGAGTTCCAGGAGTCGTTCATCCCCTCCGTCATGGAGGCGGGCCGGATCGACGGCGTCCAGTACGGCGTTCCGATGCGCGGCACCCAGCCGGTGATCCTCTTCTACAACGAGGAGCTGTTCGAGCAGGTCGGAGCCGAGCCCCCGGAGACCTGGGAGGACGTCCTCGCGCTCGTCGAGACCTTCACCCAGGAGGACATCACCCCCTTCGTCCTGGCCGGCGCCACGGCCTGGACCGAGCAGATGTGGCTGCAGTACCTGGTCGACCGCAACGGCGGCGCCGAGGTCTTCCAGCGCATCCAGAGCGGTGACCCCGAGGGCTGGCGCGACCCGGCGGTCCTGGAGTCGGCCCAGATGGTGCGCGACCTCGTCGACAGCGGCGCCTTCGGCGACAACTACGGCTCGGTCAGCTACACCGAGGGCGCGGCCTCGGCGCTGCTGGCCCAGGGCGAGGGCGCGATGCACCTGATGGGGTCGTGGGAGTACTCCACCCTGCTGGACCAGGCGCCGGAGTTCGCCGAGGACGGGCTGGGCTACGTCGCCTTCCCCGCGATCTCCGGAGGCGAGGGCGACCCCGCCAACGTCGTGGGCAACCCGGCCAACTACTTCTCGGTCAGCGCCGACAGCCCCGTCGAGGACGCGGCCGTCGACTTCCTGAAGCAGACCTCCAGCGACGCCTACGTGCGCGACATGATCGAGAACGGCGAGGTGCCGACGACGACCAACGCCGCCGACCTGCTGGACTTGAGCCCCAGCCCCGACTTCGCGACCTTCCAGTACGAGATGGTGCAGAACGCGCCGCACTTCCAGCTCTCCTGGGACCAGGCGCTGCCCCCCTCGGTGTCCGAGGGCATGCTGACCGAGATCCAGAAGCTGTTCAACGGCCAGAGCACGCCCGAGCAGTTCGTCGACGCGATGGCGGGGCTGCAGTGA
- a CDS encoding carbohydrate ABC transporter permease has translation MSVSAPLRTPRRRPGGPSVGRPGAVWALPAALFFLFFAVIPMGLVAYLSFTSWNGLGTPQFVGAQNWQRLAGDPVMHQGVLLSLGLTVGSWAVQTPISMLLGVWAAGPQRNRAVLAAVFFVPLLLSSAAIAIIWKALLDPNFGPLARIGPWLGLDSVSLLGSPSGAFAVIVFVSAWQFIPLHMLLYQGGARQIPASLYQAAEIDGASVPRRFLHITLPQLRNTITTSSVLMVVGSLTYFETVLILTGGGPGTSTSIVPYLMYRFGFMGYEMGYASAIAFTLVIVATAVSLVMVRLTGFGSMRSTREGM, from the coding sequence GTGAGCGTTTCCGCGCCGCTGCGGACGCCGCGCCGCCGCCCGGGCGGCCCCTCAGTGGGCCGGCCGGGCGCCGTCTGGGCGCTGCCCGCAGCGCTGTTCTTCCTGTTCTTCGCGGTCATCCCGATGGGACTGGTCGCCTACCTGTCCTTCACGTCGTGGAACGGCCTGGGCACGCCCCAGTTCGTCGGCGCGCAGAACTGGCAGCGGCTGGCCGGCGACCCCGTCATGCACCAGGGGGTCCTGCTCAGCCTCGGCCTGACGGTGGGGAGCTGGGCGGTGCAGACGCCGATCAGCATGCTGCTGGGGGTGTGGGCCGCGGGACCGCAGCGCAACCGGGCGGTGCTCGCCGCGGTCTTCTTCGTCCCGCTGCTGCTGTCCTCGGCGGCGATCGCGATCATCTGGAAGGCCCTGCTCGACCCCAACTTCGGCCCGCTCGCCAGGATCGGTCCGTGGCTGGGGCTGGACAGCGTCAGCCTGCTGGGCAGCCCTTCGGGGGCCTTCGCCGTCATCGTGTTCGTCAGCGCCTGGCAGTTCATCCCGCTGCACATGCTGCTGTACCAGGGCGGCGCGCGCCAGATCCCCGCGTCGCTGTACCAGGCCGCCGAGATCGACGGCGCGAGCGTGCCGCGCAGGTTCCTGCACATCACGCTGCCGCAGCTGCGCAACACGATCACGACCTCGTCGGTGCTCATGGTCGTGGGCTCCCTGACCTACTTCGAGACCGTGCTGATCCTGACCGGCGGCGGTCCGGGCACCTCCACCTCGATCGTCCCGTACCTGATGTACCGGTTCGGGTTCATGGGCTACGAGATGGGCTACGCCAGCGCCATCGCGTTCACGCTCGTGATCGTGGCGACGGCCGTCTCGCTCGTCATGGTCCGGCTCACCGGCTTCGGTTCGATGCGCAGCACCCGGGAGGGGATGTGA
- a CDS encoding carbohydrate ABC transporter permease, with product MAPTRSAPAAAAPDPGPGPGTARRRAPEPRRRTRRRTRANPLAGFGAFIWLLVVGVPVYALLVATLQRSDRYLESGPLTPPGDPTLENYTKAIENGFLVFVGNTLLVTAGVVALVVVLAVPVGYAVVRARTRGTDALFRFFLLGLAIPAQAVIIPVYLIIRELGLYDTLPAIVLPTAAFALPVCVLILTGSMRDISDDLYEAMALDGAGQVRTFFRLVVPLSRSGISTVAVYAALQAWNNFLFPLILTQSREQRVITLGLFDFQGQYRVDIPGLLAAVVLSAVPIFVMYLIARRSLVNGLMGVGGK from the coding sequence ATGGCTCCGACGCGTTCCGCGCCCGCCGCGGCGGCCCCCGATCCGGGCCCCGGTCCCGGCACCGCCCGGCGCCGGGCCCCCGAGCCCCGGCGGCGGACCCGGCGGCGGACCCGCGCCAACCCGCTCGCCGGTTTCGGCGCGTTCATCTGGCTGCTCGTCGTCGGCGTGCCCGTCTACGCGCTGCTCGTGGCGACCCTGCAGCGCAGCGACCGGTACCTGGAGTCGGGGCCGCTCACGCCGCCCGGCGACCCGACCCTGGAGAACTACACCAAGGCGATCGAGAACGGCTTCCTGGTCTTCGTCGGCAACACGCTCCTGGTGACGGCCGGGGTGGTCGCCCTGGTGGTCGTCCTCGCCGTCCCGGTCGGCTACGCGGTGGTGCGGGCCAGGACCAGGGGGACCGACGCGCTCTTCCGGTTCTTCCTGCTGGGCCTGGCCATCCCGGCGCAGGCGGTGATCATCCCGGTCTACCTGATCATCAGGGAGCTCGGCCTCTACGACACCCTGCCGGCGATCGTCCTGCCCACGGCGGCCTTCGCGCTGCCGGTGTGCGTGCTGATCCTGACCGGGTCGATGCGCGACATCTCCGACGACCTGTACGAGGCCATGGCCCTCGACGGCGCCGGGCAGGTGCGGACCTTCTTCCGCCTGGTCGTCCCGCTGTCGCGGTCGGGGATCAGCACGGTGGCCGTCTACGCCGCGCTGCAGGCCTGGAACAACTTCCTGTTCCCGCTGATCCTGACCCAGTCGCGCGAGCAACGGGTGATCACCCTGGGGCTGTTCGACTTCCAGGGCCAGTACCGCGTGGACATCCCCGGCCTGCTGGCCGCCGTGGTGCTGTCGGCGGTGCCGATCTTCGTGATGTACCTCATCGCCCGCCGCTCCCTGGTCAACGGCCTGATGGGCGTGGGCGGCAAGTAG